In one Epinephelus lanceolatus isolate andai-2023 chromosome 19, ASM4190304v1, whole genome shotgun sequence genomic region, the following are encoded:
- the nup188 gene encoding nucleoporin NUP188: MAETKMAESELSVRSCRELWTILLGRSALREPAQIEAELDRHWDRLHQGLSYYKPPSSSSAGKVKENKDVAQPLKDFGLRISKILGLDEQQSVQLLQCYLQEDYRGTRDSLKVVLKDERQSQALLLKVADYYYEERMCLLRCVLLLLTYFQDERHPYRTEYANCVNKLEKDLVSKYQSQFENLFKAEAPTWETHGNLMTERQVSLWFLQCLREQSLLLEIIFLYYAYFEMSPSDLLSFTKMFKEQGFGLRQTNRHLVDKSMDALVDRIGYLSSLILVEGMDIDFLHKCALEDCTEQHQFASAPEIIKEMDQLLLTFGDIPHHGPVLLAWVLLRHTLRPDESSPVIRRIGNTALQLEVFKYISTMLKGLGVSGNNCTASTAKMCVYGLLSFVITSFEEESLQTGGVATQCSHLIDAACEVLSAPSLAEVFWEMKPNMGLGMILDSAVGMFPHKIGPLLQLLTALLSNKSTVKKVYNFLDKMSFYTQVYKHKPNDIISKDDETLWRRQTPKLLYPLGTGQTNLWMPQGVLGQVMIAGEQGYVVRWDHSYSSWTLFTCEVEMLLHVVSTADVIAHCARVKPILDLVHKIISTDWTVSDCLLPLTSRIYMLLQRLTSVINPPVDVIASCVNCLSVLAARMPGKVWSSLHHTGFLPFASNPLTSMSQCVSAEGMKAGNYGNLLVQIEQPRGEYAVTIAFLRLVTTLVKGQLGSTQNKGLIPCVLLVLKEMLPTYHKWRYNTYGVRERIGCLILELIHAILNLSPEGEDQGSTPTLQSLCIYSLANTEAGQAVVNIMGVGVDTIDVVLAAQPSSCGSEGPGQILIQTVKLAFSVTNNVIRLKPPSDVVSPLEQALTQHGGHGNNLIVVLAKYIYHKHDPALPRLAIQLLKRLATVAPMSVYACLGNDAAAIRDAFLTRLQSKTEDMRIKVMILEFLTVAVETQPGLIELFLNLEVKDGKEGSKEFLLGEWSCLHVVLDLIDSKQQGKYWCPPLLHRAALAFLLALWQDRRDSAISVLRTKERFWENLTTPLFGTLTPPSDTTEPCVLETCAFVMKIIGLEIYYVVSGSLEQSLKDGLQKFSNARRYEYWSQYVKSLVCHVADMEEEGICSFPETQMLISAWRMLLILSTTHSDVMQVTEDSTKLKLFMDVLDGTKAALTTPMSVPCLRLGSMMATLLLVLLKQWKSVVATAPDILSPLSLILESVLQADQQMMERTKAKILSALISVLQIQGLNGGDISQLPQLLLSVCETVKDEALALIDNTRHMSQMGDIAEDEDSMETDSFRGPQKDQRDGVCVLALHLAKELCRTDEDGEHWVSVMRRVPVLPSVLSAVELSLRSKHNLYFTEAALHLLLTLARTPQGAAAVAGAGVIQTICLPLLSVYEVSSNGASQSFSRKSQDSACWPGVYRLCMSLMESLLKTLRYNFINEALDFVGVHQERILQCLNAVRTVQSLACLDEADHTVGFLLQLSSFCKEWQFHLPKLLRDVQVNLCYLCQTCTYLLHSKKMLHHYLQAKNGEALPPGPLPRTQRAPQTPSKEAAGGGEREEAEQKALLAVQCSLLKILSKTLATLQHFTPDCCQILLDQSMDLAEYRTLFVLSFTTPAFDPDVAPSFGTLLATINVALSMLSEMEKKKEPVSLSIASLASSEEIQALKSLLMFTMENCFYVLISQAVRCLKDPSILPRDKQRLKQELSSELSTLLSSLSRHFRRGSPSSPASGILPSTQSKPSTPGSKASHEGQEPFIQLVQAFVRLVQR; the protein is encoded by the exons ATGGCAGAAACGAAGATGGCGGAATCGGAGTTGAGCGTCAG GAGCTGTCGAGAATTATGGACCATATTGCTGGGAAGATCTGCATTACGAGAGCCG GCTCAGATAGAGGCAGAGCTCGACAGACACTGGGACAGACTGCATCAAGGACTCAGTTACTATAAGCCACCCAG CTCATCCTCTGCTGGGAAAGTGAAGGAAAACAAAGATGTTGCACAGCCGTTGAAGGATTTTGGTCTCAGGATCAGCAAAATATTG GGTCTTGATGAGCAACAGAGTGTGCAGCTTTTACAGTGCTACCTACAGGAGGACTACAGAGGAACCCGGGATTCGTTAAAG GTTGTTCTCAAGGATGAGCGACAAAGCCAGGCACTGCTGCTGAAG GTAGCTGACTATTACTATGAGGAACGCATGTGTCTGCTCAGATGTGTCCTGCTTTTGCTGACATACTTTCAAGATGAGCGACATCCCTACAGG ACTGAGTATGCTAACTGTGTAAATAAATTGGAGAAGGACCTGGTGAGCAAGTACCAGTCACAGTTTGAGAACCTCTTCAAAGCAGAAGCACCAACATGGGAAACTCACGGAAACCTCATG ACGGAGAGGCAGGTGTCACTGTGGTTCCTGCAGTGTCTGAGAGAACAGTCTCTGCTGCTTGAGATCATCTTTCTGTATTACGCCTACTTTGAGATGAGCCCGTCTGACCTGCTGAGCTTCACCAAGATGTTCAAAGAACAAGGCTTTGGTTTGCGGCAGACCAACAGACACCTAGTAGACAAGAGCATGGACGCACTGGTTGACCGCATCGG ATATTTGAGCTCTCTTATTCTGGTTGAGGGAATGGACATAGACTTCCTGCACAAGTGTGCCCTGGAGGACTGTACAGAGCAACATCAATTCGCTAGTGCTCCTGAAATCATAAAG gaGATGGATCAGCTGCTACTGACATTTGGTGACATCCCTCATCACGGGCCAGTGTTGCTGGCCTGGGTCCTGCTGAGACACACTCTACGACCAGATGAGTCCAGCCCTGTGATCAGGAGGATAGGCAACACTGCCCTGCAGCTGGAGGTGTTCAAGTACATATCAACCATGCTGAAAGGCCTTGGAGTCTCAGGGAATAAT tgCACGGCAAGCACAGCAAAGATGTGTGTCTACGGTCTCCTCTCATTTGTGATCACTTCTTTTGAAGAGGAAAGTCTACAG ACTGGCGGTGTGGCGACACAGTGCTCTCACCTGATTGACGCTGCTTGTGAGGTCCTCTCTGCTCCCAGTCTGGCTGAAGTCTTTTGGGAAATG AAGCCGAACATGGGATTGGGAATGATCCTGGACAGTGCAGTCGGGATGTTCCCCCATAAGATCGGACCACTGTTGCAGCTTCTAACTGCACTTCTGTCAAACAAGTCAACTGTGAAAAAG GTGTACAACTTTTTGGATAAGATGTCCTTCTACACTCAAGTTTACAAACATAAGCCCAATGACATAATTTCCAAGGATGATGAGACACTGTGGAGGAGACAAACACCTAAACTCCTTTACCCTCTTG GCACAGGGCAGACTAATCTGTGGATGCCACAGGGAGTGCTGGGCCAGGTGATGATCGCAGGTGAGCAGGGCTATGTGGTTCGCTGGGACCACTCCTATAGCTCCTGGACTCTCTTCACCTGTGAGGTGGAGATGCTGCTCCATGTTGTTTCAACTGCAG ATGTAATAGCTCACTGTGCACGTGTGAAGCCCATCCTGGATCTGGTCCATAAGATCATAAGCACAGACTGGACTGTGTCGGATTGTCTGTTGCCTCTCACTTCACGCATCTACATGTTGCTGCAGAG GTTAACGTCAGTTATCAACCCTCCAGTGGACGTGATCGCTTCCTGTGTGAACTGCCTCTCCGTACTGGCTGCAAGGATGCCAGGCAAG GTGTGGTCCAGTTTGCACCACACAGGTTTCCTCCCCTTTGCCTCCAACCCTTTGACCAGCATGTCTCAGTGTGTAAG TGCTGAAGGGATGAAGGCAGGTAACTACGGCAACCTGCTGGTCCAGATTGAGCAGCCCAGAGGGGAGTATGCTGTGACCATCGCCTTCCTTCGTCTGGTTACAACCCTGGTCAAG GGTCAGCTTGGCAGCACTCAGAACAAAGGCCTGATCCCCtgtgtgctgctggtgttgaAGGAGATGCTGCCCACATACCATAAGTGGCGTTATAACACCTATGGCGTCAGAGAGAGGATAG GCTGTCTCATTTTGGAGCTGATCCACGCCATACTCAATCTGAGCCCAGAGGGAGAGGACCAGGGCAG CACTCCCACTCTGCAGTCTCTGTGCATCTACAGCCTGGCAAACACTGAGGCTGGACAGGCAGTCGTCAATATCATGGGAGTTGGAGTAGACACCATTGATGTGGTCCTCGCTGCACAGCCCAGCAG CTGTGGCTCTGAGGGTCCTGGTCAGATCCTGATCCAGACAGTCAAACTGGCTTTCTCTGTCACCAACAATGTCATCCGTCTGAAGCCGCCGTCTGACGTTGTGTCCCCTCTGGAGCAAGCCCTGACTCAACATGGTGGCCATGGCAACAACCTCATAGTTGTCTTGGCCAAGTATATTTACCACAAACATGACCCAGCACTGCCTCGCCTCGCAATCCAGCTGCTCAAAAGGCTCGCCACA GTGGCTCCCATGTCAGTCTACGCTTGCCTTGGCAACGATGCAGCGGCCATCCGGGATGCGTTCCTCACTCGACTGCAAAGCAAGACAGAAGACATGAGGATCAAGGTCATGATCCTTGAGTTCCTcactgttgctgtggaaacCCAGCCTGGCCTCATTGAGCTGTTCCTCAACCTGGAAGTCAAAGATGGAAAGGAGGGATCAAAG GAGTTTCTGCTTGGTGAGTGGAGCTGTCTTCATGTGGTGTTGGACCTGATCGACTCCAAACAGCAGGGGAAATATTGGTGTCCCCCGCTGCTCCACCGAGCGGCCCTGGCCTTTCTCCTTGCCCTCTGGCAGGATCGCAGAGATAGTGCCATTTCTGTCCTACGCACAAA AGAGAGGTTTTGGGAAAATTTGACAACGCCTCTTTTTGGAACCCTCACTCCACCTTCAGATACCACAGAG CCCTGCGTTCTGGAGACGTGTGCCTTTGTCATGAAAATTATAGGCCTGGAGATCTACTATGTTGTCAG TGGTTCCTTAGAGCAGTCTCTGAAGGATGGGCTTCAGAAGTTTTCCAACGCTCGGCGATATGAGTACTGGTCCCAGTATGTTAAGTCTCTGGTGTGCCACGTCGCAGACATGGAGGAGGAAGGCATCTGTTCCTTCCCTGAGACCCAGATGTTGATCTCTGCCTGGCGGATGCTGCTGATTCTTTCCACCACTCAT tcCGATGTGATGCAGGTAACAGAGGACTCGACCAAACTGAAGCTTTTCATGGACGTTCTGGATGGGACCAAAGCTGCT cTGACTACACCTATGTCGGTGCCTTGTCTTCGTCTTGGATCCATGATGGCCACTCTGCTACTTGTCCTCCTCAAACAGTGGAAAAG TGTGGTGGCAACAGCTCCTGACATCCTGTCGCCCCTCTCCCTCATCCTGGAGAGCGTCCTGCAAGCTGACCAGCAGATGATGGAGAGAACTAAAGCCAAAATCCTCTCTGCACTCATTTCTGTACTGCAGATTCAGGGACTTAACG GTGGAGATATTTCCCAGCTGCCCCAGCtgttgctgtctgtgtgtgagacgGTAAAAGATGAGGCCCTGGCACTCATTGACAACACTCGTCACATGAGCCAGATGGGAGACATTGCGGAGGACGAGGACAGCATGGAGACAGACTCTTTCCGCGGCCCACAGAAGGACCAGAGAGATGGG GTGTGTGTGCTAGCACTGCACTTGGCGAAGGAGCTGTGTCGCACTGATGAGGATGGCGAGCACTGGGTCTCAGTGATGAGGAGGGTTCCGGTCCTCCCCTCGGTGCTCAGTGCTGTTGAGCTCAGCCTGCGATCCAAACACAACCTCTACTTCACTGAGGCAGCACTTCACCTGCTGCTCACACTGGCCCGCACTCCTCAG GGGGCAGCAGCTGTAGCCGGAGCAGGAGTCATCCAGACTATCTGCCTCCCTCTTCTGAGTGTCTACGAGGTGTCTTCAAATGGAGCATCAcag AGTTTCTCCCGGAAGTCCCAGGACTCCGCCTGCTGGCCGGGGGTGTACCGCCTCTGCATGTCTTTAATGGAGAGTCTGCTCAAGACTCTGCGTTACAACTTCATCAATGAAGCCCTGGACTTTGTCGGAGTACATCAAGAACGCATATTACAG TGTCTGAATGCAGTGCGAACAGTGCAGAGCCTGGCGTGTTTGGACGAGGCGGATCACACGGTTGGTTTCTTGCTGCAGCTATCAAGCTTCTGTAAAGAGTGGCAGTTTCACCTGCCCAAACTGCTCAGAGACGTTCAG GTAAACCTGTGTTATCTGTGCCAGACCTGCACCTATCTGCTTCACAGCAAGAAGATGCTTCATCACTACCTCCAG gcCAAAAATGGTGAAGCGTTGCCCCCTGGTCCCCTTCCCAGGACACAGCGGGCCCCCCAGACCCCGTCTAAAGAGGCAGCAggtggaggggagagagaggaagccGAGCAGAAGGCCCTGTTGGCTGTGCAGTGCAGTCTTTTGAAGATCCTCAGCAAAACCTTGGCAACTCTGCAGCACTTCACTCCAGACTGCTGCCAAATCCTCCTGGACCAG AGTATGGACTTGGCAGAGTATCGAACCCTGTTTGTGCTCAGCTTCACAACTCCGGCGTTTGACCCTGACGTGGCTCCGTCATTTGGGACCCTGCTGGCCACCATCAACGTGGCCCTGAGCATGTTGAGTGAG atggagaagaagaaagagccAGTGTCCTTAAGCATCGCCTCATTGGCCTCATCAGAGGAGATCCAAGCTCTCAA GTCACTGCTGATGTTCACCATGGAGAACTGTTTCTACGTGCTGATCTCTCAGGCTGTTCGGTGTCTCAAAGATCCCTCCATCCTCCCTCGAGACAAACAGAGGCTCAAACAGGAGCTCAGCTCTGAGCTG AGCACTCTTCTCTCAAGCCTTTCCCGCCACTTCCGCAGGGGCTCTCCATCGTCTCCAGCCAGCGGTATCCTCCCCTCCACCCAATCCAAACCATCCACACCAGGCTCCAAGGCAAGCCATGAAGGTCAGGAGCCGTTCATCCAGCTCGTTCAGGCTTTCGTCAGACTTGTGCAAAGATAG